A single window of Gossypium arboreum isolate Shixiya-1 chromosome 13, ASM2569848v2, whole genome shotgun sequence DNA harbors:
- the LOC108463857 gene encoding B3 domain-containing protein At3g19184-like isoform X1: MAESELSYEEMRKRRLEENKKRMEELNLKGLSQALKSKSVKSSPAKPRTPRKQVELTAVRRSSRVADKPKPDYKDVPLEPFERLRRGYNRGHSHRDLFNRVYASAEERAYAIERAEHLESTLDSEYPSFVKPMLQSHVTGGFWLGLPNQFCKKNLPHHDVMVTLVDEEGEEFVTKYLADKTGLSGGWRGFSIDHNLVDGDALVFQVVAPTEFKVYIIRAYESDDNGGGEDEKGGEDGREEEKREDEKEEKRKDGDKEADVEPDVQNRRSKRIRARK; encoded by the exons ATGGCGGAATCAGAGTTAAGCTATGAAGAAATGCGTAAAAGGAgattggaagagaacaagaagagGATGGAAGAACTGAATCTCAAAGGCCTCTCGCAGGCTTTGAAGAGCAAGAGCGTCAAGTCATCTCCG GCAAAGCCCCGAACACCTCGGAAACAGGTGGAGTTGACGGCAGTGAGACGGTCTAGTCGTGTTGCTGACAAACCCAAACCGGACTACAAAGAC GTTCCTCTTGAACCTTTTGAGAGACTCAGAAG GGGGTACAACCGAGGCCACAGCCACAGAGATCTATTTAATCGAGTTTATGCTTCGGCTGAAGAAAGAGCTTATGCAATTGAAAGAGCAGAACACCTTGAATCTACATTAGATTCTGAGTACCCAAGTTTTGTGAAGCCCATGCTTCAATCACATGTAACTGGAGGGTTTTGGCTA GGCTTACCGAACCAGTTTTGCAAGAAAAACTTGCCTCATCATGACGTGATGGTAACTTTGGTGGATGAGGAAGGAGAGGAGTTTGTAACCAAATACCTTGCAGACAAAACAGGTCTTAGTGGTGGTTGGAGAGGATTTTCAATTGACCATAATCTTGTTGATGGGGATGCTTTAGTATTCCAGGTAGTAGCTCCTACAGAGTTTAAG GTGTATATTATCAGGGCATACGAGTCAGACGACAATGGAGGTGGAGAGGATGAAAAAGGAGGAGAAGATGGAAGggaagaagaaaaaagagaagatgaaaaagaagaaaaaagaaaggatgGTGACAAAGAGGCAGATGTTGAGCCAGATGTCCAAAACAGAAGATCTAAACGAATCCGTGCAA GGAAGTAG
- the LOC108463857 gene encoding B3 domain-containing protein At3g19184-like isoform X2, producing the protein MAESELSYEEMRKRRLEENKKRMEELNLKGLSQALKSKSVKSSPAKPRTPRKQVELTAVRRSSRVADKPKPDYKDVPLEPFERLRRGYNRGHSHRDLFNRVYASAEERAYAIERAEHLESTLDSEYPSFVKPMLQSHVTGGFWLGLPNQFCKKNLPHHDVMVTLVDEEGEEFVTKYLADKTGLSGGWRGFSIDHNLVDGDALVFQVYIIRAYESDDNGGGEDEKGGEDGREEEKREDEKEEKRKDGDKEADVEPDVQNRRSKRIRARK; encoded by the exons ATGGCGGAATCAGAGTTAAGCTATGAAGAAATGCGTAAAAGGAgattggaagagaacaagaagagGATGGAAGAACTGAATCTCAAAGGCCTCTCGCAGGCTTTGAAGAGCAAGAGCGTCAAGTCATCTCCG GCAAAGCCCCGAACACCTCGGAAACAGGTGGAGTTGACGGCAGTGAGACGGTCTAGTCGTGTTGCTGACAAACCCAAACCGGACTACAAAGAC GTTCCTCTTGAACCTTTTGAGAGACTCAGAAG GGGGTACAACCGAGGCCACAGCCACAGAGATCTATTTAATCGAGTTTATGCTTCGGCTGAAGAAAGAGCTTATGCAATTGAAAGAGCAGAACACCTTGAATCTACATTAGATTCTGAGTACCCAAGTTTTGTGAAGCCCATGCTTCAATCACATGTAACTGGAGGGTTTTGGCTA GGCTTACCGAACCAGTTTTGCAAGAAAAACTTGCCTCATCATGACGTGATGGTAACTTTGGTGGATGAGGAAGGAGAGGAGTTTGTAACCAAATACCTTGCAGACAAAACAGGTCTTAGTGGTGGTTGGAGAGGATTTTCAATTGACCATAATCTTGTTGATGGGGATGCTTTAGTATTCCAG GTGTATATTATCAGGGCATACGAGTCAGACGACAATGGAGGTGGAGAGGATGAAAAAGGAGGAGAAGATGGAAGggaagaagaaaaaagagaagatgaaaaagaagaaaaaagaaaggatgGTGACAAAGAGGCAGATGTTGAGCCAGATGTCCAAAACAGAAGATCTAAACGAATCCGTGCAA GGAAGTAG